The Polyangium spumosum genome includes the window GATCGAACGAGCGCTCCCGGCTTCGCCTCGATGACGGCGGCGGCTAATCGGAGTCGCGCGCGACGACCAGCCGATCGTGCTGGATTCGGCCGTTCCGTTTGTGCGCGAGGTGCTGCGTGATCACCTTGTCGCCGGCCGCGTAGGTGCGGACCTCGGTGAAGGCCACGGCCTCGTCGGTCTCCATCTCGTCGATGATGTCCGTGCTCTTGACCTCGCGATGCCACCCGCCGACCGGGTCGCGCTGAAACTCGTCGCGGAGCTGCTTCAGGATGGCGTCGCGGCCCTGCACCACGATGGGGTGCGCCGGTGGGTTCAGGCTCGAGACCTCCTCGAGGACGGCGTCCTCGGCATACAAGTTGGCGAGCGCCTCCACGTCCCGACTCTGCAGAGCGTGGCGAATCTGGTCCATGAGAGGCTGCTCATTGGCCTCTCGGCGACGGATCGAGCTCTCCATGAATGGCTCTCTGGTGCGTGGGCTGCGGTTTGTCGATGGGGGTATGGGGGCGGTAGACCACCGGGCGCTCGGCGACCCCGAAACTCACTTTGCTCGCCCCGGCTGGACGGGTCATAAGAGGTGACCATGGTGCAATCACCCTCCACGGTCGTGCTCGGTGACGTCCACCTGACCCGTTCCGTACCGCGTAGCGTGTCCGAAGATCTCGCCCGCCTGGTCGACGCGCACCCGGGCGCGCGAATCGTGTGCGCGGGCGACCTCTTCGATCTCTCGGCCGATCTGCCCCGCCTGCCTTTGCCGCGCGCGGTGGAGGCGGTATTCGAGGCGCATCCGGCCGCCAAAGCCGCGTTCGGCCGGCACCTCGCGCGAGGGGGCGAGCTCTGGCTCGTGAGCGGCAACCACGACGCCGCCCTGGCGCTGGCCGATTTCCGGAGCGCGCTCTTCGAGGCCCTCGAGCCTCCGGCGGAGGCGCGCGCGCGGCTTCGCACGACCCCTTGGTTCTTTCGGGAGGGCGACCTCCACATCGAGCACGGGCACCTCTACGACCCGGACAACGCTCCGGCGCACCCGCTCGTCGTGGGCGAAGCGAGCCTCGGCGTCCATTTCGTCGAGCAATTCATCGCGCCGACGGGCGCATTCCGCTACCTCAACATGAACGACGAGACGCCCATGCGCCTCTTCCTCTCGGCGTTTTCGTTCTACGGCCCGCGCGCCCCCTACGTGATTTATCGTTATTTCCACGCCGCGATCGGGGCGATCCTGCGCAGCGGGCGGGCTTATCAGCGGCGCGCGGACGACGAGGCGCCCATCGGTCAGGAGGAGGCCGCTCGTTTCATCGCCGAGCTCGGCGTGCCGCCGGAGCTCGTGAGCGCGCTGCTCCCGCTCGGCGCGCAGCCGACGCTCGCGAGCGTGAGCCGGACCTTCTCGCGGCTCTACT containing:
- a CDS encoding nuclear transport factor 2 family protein translates to MDQIRHALQSRDVEALANLYAEDAVLEEVSSLNPPAHPIVVQGRDAILKQLRDEFQRDPVGGWHREVKSTDIIDEMETDEAVAFTEVRTYAAGDKVITQHLAHKRNGRIQHDRLVVARDSD
- a CDS encoding metallophosphoesterase; the protein is MVQSPSTVVLGDVHLTRSVPRSVSEDLARLVDAHPGARIVCAGDLFDLSADLPRLPLPRAVEAVFEAHPAAKAAFGRHLARGGELWLVSGNHDAALALADFRSALFEALEPPAEARARLRTTPWFFREGDLHIEHGHLYDPDNAPAHPLVVGEASLGVHFVEQFIAPTGAFRYLNMNDETPMRLFLSAFSFYGPRAPYVIYRYFHAAIGAILRSGRAYQRRADDEAPIGQEEAARFIAELGVPPELVSALLPLGAQPTLASVSRTFSRLYFDRVLSTLAMSAGLSAAALGKKRAGGAAFSMGALAMTLSWARGHNRYRGSVAEQLAEGAERIADTTGARLVVFGHTHREALTERYANTASFAFPRNAPGRPYLEIETRYGVPRAERRYLTTESVETRA